The DNA region CTAAACATCCGTTTGGCACCTTTTGCGTCTGTCTACATAGCGGGCATTTTATCTCATCTCTGTTTTTAGATTTCTTCTGATAACCCTTTAAACAGGGTAGACAAAATGTATGGCCACATTTCAGATTTTTGGGTGCTGCGAATTCGTCCCAGCAGATGGAGCACGATTTACTGTCATCATCCAAACCGTCGGCCATTTGTTTGATCTGGTGGGGAAAAAATGAGTTTCACTGAGTTTCAAGTTGAAAATGcgaaaatattttgaacaatagcATCAGATAGATATACAAGTACTAGTATATGTAATatagaatttttatattattttcatatttgactATATATTTATAGCATTCATTGAATTTAAAGTTCTTCTTTCTTATATCTAGTGCAAGGTCAAAAGTTACCTAACTTATAGGTCAGTAGTGGAATATTCTTGATCCTTGTTTACAAATTGTGTATTCTAGATGGTCAGTATTAAAAAGACGGTCAACATGTTAtctaattttttattacattgcaGTATTAGGACCAATCACTAGGGTAATTAATTGATTCATCAAATATTTCATGTACGTGATCACTGtttgaataaagataaaaatgttgaatttcGATAAAGTTTATTATTATAGGCCAATGCTGAAATTGGTGTTATGAAGTAAGAATTTGGAAATTTGGCAAAGGGGTAAACTTTTAATTAAGATTATGAAACAGTGATCACAGGATGACCACATGCAGTCAAGTCACATGGGTACTAAGAAAGTTAACAAGTGGAGACGTCATGAAAACCGGTTCTGGGGTATAAAATGGCCAAGCGAGCCCTGACAACCTCAGTTGCGGTTTctcattaataaaattataaagacatacaacttgttttcttttaaggtACGTATGTGTAGTTCAAATCATCTTAGCTTTAGAAATAGCATTTATAAGTAAACGCGACTGATATGTAATAACTTGGAATTTAAAAtgtcattaattaattaattatttttcaggatattttgttaaattaattgaattattgttatttatcaatttattttctaCTATTATGTTAAGTTGCGGTAATTATTTTTCaggatattttgttaaattaattgaattattgttatttattaatttattttctaccTTTATGTTAAGTTGCGGTTTCttgttaataaaattataaagacatacaatttgttttcttttaaggcCGAGCAATAGAAGCTGAAAGCAAGCATTTAGATCCATTGCCCTCGCTGTCCAAGCATCCCCACGAATAACATTAAAAACCAATACAACAATCTGGTGGAGAATAAATTTGATCTTCGGAATGGATCTTAGAAATGGAAAATCTATCAACAATTTTCAAaccaatacaacatatgccctATATACAGATCCTCGTGTGTGTCTCAAGGAGGTTTTATAAAGCCATACTAAAGATGTCAGACCTCCACGGACAGCTAGCCTTTTTATCATTAGTGAACAATATCTATTTACCAGATTGCCGAATGGTATacatactgtaaaaaaaaatttcagcacTGTTCAAGACAACATACACTGATTAGTGTTTCCCAATGGGACATTCGATAAACTGAATCATAAGGTAAATGCAAggattttgtatattaattagaaatatataaagGCCACATTATTCcattaatgtatttataaaagtaaaaattatttgattgttAATTGTTTATCTTTGTGATTTGTGTAAAGGACTTTACAAGTAAATAGATCCAACTGCACACAAGTAATTAACGTAACCTGCTCTTATAATAGtcgaattacatgtatatgtattctGTTTTGCATATGGTGATTGTCATATTGGTTAGAATAAAGAGTTAAAGCATAATTTAAAAACCGATTTTATGAAGGTTTATGGTCGTTGTTTTTATACTCAAGTTATCTGTCTGGAAAACACCAAACACTTAATAACAAGGCAGCTTAAATCGATCATTTCCCCAAATTTAAAGTATGTTTAATTGATTTGACAATCATACTTTCCTGGAAAGCTTTGTCTTGCATATTTTCTGGCATACAGGAAAATACAGGgaaataaagaagatgggggaacaagatagcgcaaatgcccatttggttttgtagtaaaaaacaatttaaaattattttttttccaaccaaatatactagatgatgttatattacaagtttacaaaagcacgatttctaactatattcagttttgaatattttaacaaaccataagaaaaaaaaattataaagttttcgtggtatcgaacccacaacctaaaaaccctagCTCTATAATGTTACCTCAtatctggtgctctaaccactgagccatttcagtcaaAACAagcatcattgttaaatgctaaATGCAACTTCAACCACGAATTGACGAACTTGTAGCATttctctaaaacgttcaattgttgaagttttaaaaatgacactatttggaggtttttacacgcatacgccagtttaaatcaacctattctaaatatttaacatatttaaagttatggtaaatataccttgttttcaataattgaaaaagaaattatgggatttgttcatattttaagtttaaagtaTCTTATCTATCCTCATACAGGCAGTTTACACGCCCTTTTCACGCatcttctttaaaattgaaataaaagacCTTCAGGTGTGGTCCATGTGATGAAGATAGACGTAGTACGTaaacagaaaagaaagaaagaatatACAACAAAATGTACAGACAATCCCAAAGGGACTACCATTTGTGTCCCTGGCAAACGCCATTCCTACTCCACaccaacatgtaataaaagtaAAAGTTATCGTGCCAAGTTAAATGgtaaagaagtaaaaaaaaacacttactTTCGTTACTGCACGTACTGTAGTCTCACTTTCGATTTGAATAAAAATCCCCGTTCTATTTTTATTAACGTCGCATCTTTTACCAATCTTCGCAATCATTACCAGTGTATTGCTAGCTTGAGTTTCAAATTACAACGGTAAAATGCTTTATATAAATTCACATAGATGTTTAGTAAATTTAATAAAGTTAATTCCCAGAAGATCGACATAGATAAATAAACCTTTATTATCGTGTTTTCAACTGCGGAGAAACAGCTCCGGATGACCACTCAATGACATCACTGGAAGAGGaagctttactttttaaaaacattttgtaaattcCAATGGAAGGTCGGATATAGGAACAATCTTcttgcaaatatttaatttgtagcTATTGTTGgatcataattgatttttttttaatttgataccaactAGCTCCTAAAGTTTAAGAGACAGTACGTGTACACTGAGCTGAAAATATGTGTTTTACTTCAGATTAACCCATTGTATCGTTAGGATgtaagaaataacgttgattgtgACTGTTGAAGTGCGTACACATCCCGTCCCCATACCTAACTAATATAATTGTCAGCTTCCGGAAATTGAAGGGACGTACATACCGGAttaatcttatatcgtttatttgtactgcatgtattttgatgttttgtctaaactattcaacactatggagttatttatcttacttacaagtttagcttttaaaaaaagcttaccgtcttgAGAGCGCACCCGAAACAGCAGTTACATTGTAGTTATCAAAgacaatttaattcttttttatataaatttcacCTTCCTCTACATACCATGGCGTGtggaacattttatgtcattatGTGTCTTTAAAGCCTGCGTTGAGAAATGCGTACCCGAGCTTCTTAGTTGATATCGACTAGAGTAGGGTAAAAGAGGTCTTAAGAAGGGTCGTAGactcgtattattttgataaaatcaaagttatatcGCTGCATTCagcattttgtttaacaaatattacatgtagttttacatATCTAAGGTGCAAACAACTTTACCGATATTAGCCATaccgcatcaattttttttttttttttacatttttgtattaatttaaacaaaaataataaaagaaaagcaaacagtttcaatagatattatagaatattgCTTTCAACTAGTTGGACCTGAAAATCAAAGACtaaatttcattcatagcaatttgtaaatgcttttttgttttctcactttttaagatttgaaatctacgaaatttgataagtcgtacgtgaaaaagatcatcagaaaattaccTCCCTTATGCCGAACACTATTTCAACCAatgatttaaatgtaaattttcacatcatgtattttctaccaatcacaaaggagaggaagtgcacaacccgcaatcgcaacttctcgggcttttccggcaagctcggaaaaacacctcgaatgtattacctaggcgtccatgacaacccccctttttgtaaaacttgaaatgAATAGagcacattttacgatctgttgagatgtgagctatacttcattaaagtaaacgatatacactaaaatGTAACACAGACgcgacatacaagactgtctagccgatacttattttaatgggaagcgactccattttgaataaaattctaacatccggtgatgttaatcagggatggggtaattgaaaaaagtatttgtaattgagtgtaattaattacatttttcaaagtaattgaaagtaatttgtaattgagtctgtcttcaattacaagtaattgaatgtatttaaatacattccaaaaatattgtgtattttcaattacttttcaattacatctcaattactttttttccaagtataaaatataaaaaaggtgtcttataatgataaatagattttatacatgtttggcattgacttttgtttatacaataattaaaagtcccataatgtttcatatgtttatacagcataacacactgcccagggcaataggtaaagatttaattttgtggAGGTGTGAACTCCTCTAATACCCAACAACCCCCATTGATTTTAGACTTAAGGGAGACAAAATATCTCTTTCTTGTGATTTatagcaattattatttatatactgatatgctgtactgccgaaagttgtactttctgaatgaacatagttttaatatgtgaataaaaattaattcactatagagaaaatgttattcagaaccaaaaatgaagtcaatggtacttaatgaatttaatattaaagaaaatttttctagaaattttcaagaaatctgatctgaactgaactgtacaacctttaaaaacataaccgtACATGAAGCTCTGTAtatcttaatgctgttaatataattatgtatatgttctcaagattaaaaaaaatataactaaagtatttgaaatgtaattaattacatttatcaaagtaattgagagtaattaattacattttaaaaaatcaatgtaattgtaattgcaagtaattgataaaattgtcaatgtatttgaaagtaattaattacttttcaaagtaattgaccccaactctgatgttaatacattcgaggtgtttttccgagcttgccggaaaggcccgagaagttgcgattggcacaacccggagactgtaaattatttcaactctttataccgtcttccaaggaagacggtaaaAAAAACTCTCCCCATTGAACCTCAAAGAAGCATTGACCCTTTCATACATCTAACTGTGCTGTATCACAAAGGATAAATCCAACAGTACCATACACACGCCTAACCAAAACACCTTTTATTCATGGACGAGTGAACATGTGTGCATGTTATAGTAAACCACTCCGCTGTACTCAGCAGACTTAAATTTagatgatgattttttttaacgcaAGGTACATACAACGTGCATAATgtgcattaaataaataaatacaaatttcaaaatgttgaaaCGTGTATTCCcaacataaattcaaatttataacaCAGAATCTTGTCATCCTCACATGTTTATCCGATTAGCCACGAATCAAATTTCAGCAGAAATATATctccttttcttaatttttatagATCTAGGATCACATAAACCACTTccataaacattttttagaCTTCCTCTTTGAACCTTGAACCGTATCAATCTTTTTCAttacttttaacaataaagGGAATATTTTCGCACTATGACTTCATAAGactaatcaaattttttaacaaatctttgTCTGTTAATTTACGTCTAAATTCTAATTTTTCCTTTCTTCTTGCAAGTCTATATAAGATGAAGTTGAACTGACCAGGCCTAAATAGCCCCCTTCCCATCAACTGGCTTTTATGGATTCCAAATTTGGATTTTAGATGTtctcatgttgaatttttaacgCTTgagtatggtggcatatctctgcccctttctatcaaatatgtcgatatgcaagataaatatgttggcatacaagatagttatgtcgacatgcaacataactatgttgacatgcaagaaaattgcaattaaataagaattataaaaaatctcaaatatcgctcACTCGTGACATCCTAGATGTTAGATGATACTTTGTTATGTCGACATACAACATAACTAcattgacatgcaagaaaattgcaattaactaagaattataaaaaatctcaaatatcgctcACTCGTGACATCCTAGATGTTAGATGATACTTAGTTATGTCGACATAcaacttttttatatattaaaatgcaagataaatatgctgataTGCAACTTACAatgtatttatgttaacatgcaacttagttttGTTCTTATGCAACTTAATTATGTTCACTTGAGTGCAATGTCAATAAAAAGAACTTATAAATTGATCAACATAACGATATAAATAGACAATATCAACATTTGACTAGTCTACATAGTTATCCCTCAATATGCCACCATACATGATTCTGTATATTTACCATTTTCTCATGAAAATCATTTCAGGGAAAGGTACATATTCAACAGATGTATTATTAAATACTGTAAAGCCTTCAAAAACATCacaaatttgtttatttcactTCGTAAGCAATAGATTTTGCTATGGATATGTAAAATGtcatatctatttattttactAATATCCATATATagaattcttttattttgaatgtagaattaattttaatgacAGGAAAGTATTCTCTAAGAATTAAACAAAtatgataattatacacataTGATATATACATCTATTGTCTGTGAAATACTAATATAAAAGCCGAAGGAATTTCTGTCTTCTATACTCACGATTCAAACAAACCAATTTATCAGTACGGTTTTGTAGGAAACATACAAAGATCAAAAGCAATGCTTccttaataaaacaaacaaagattAAAGGGTCATCATTAACAATATTAATGTGCTGTGTGATGAAGAGAATTCTTGAAAGACATCActtcaaagatttttattttcccGTTTCGATGATCCCCAATCCAAAGCCTATTTTGGTAATCAAAGCACAAACTGTATGGGTTACCAAACGAAGATTGGTTTTTCGTCTCGATGAACCCACAGAGATCACCGTTTGGAAGTAACAGGTGAAGTGACCCGTCTGCAACACTGGCTACCACCAGGTTTCCTTCTGGGTCGTGACACAAGGATGAAGGCAAAAACATATCGATACTCAGCCTGAGTCCCATCGATCTTTCGTCGCCGCCTCttcctttatattttctaatGACGTAGCCTTCATCCGTCATAATGAGAACTTGATTACTTTCTATATCAGCCACACATACCGTGTCGTTCTGAGGATTAACAGATACGCAGATTGGTCGCCTCAGCGAAAACTCATGACCAACTTTACTAAACTCATTCAAGGATTTTCCGGTCTTATCAAATATCTGTAGAGCGCCCTGTGAGTGTGAACGTCTTATCCGATATTGGTGGTCGTTTTTGGCGATACCAGTGCATGCTATCCTCCCATCCTTAAATGTTGAGAGAGAAAGAGGCCTGAACGAATAACATTTTGCAAATACAGATATCCGAGATTCGTCAACCATCTGGAAAATAGCTGAATCTGCACAGTTGGAAAACAAGATTTTGCCCTCTGTTGTTTTCGTTATTCCACTAATTCCTTCACTGAAGCTCTTTCTCACGAAAGGTCTGCCTCTGATTGTACACTCTATCATTTCGGGCATTTGCTCATAAATGACCAAGCAAGTGTTTTCTGATTTCGGAAAAATGCATGCAACTGTCATTTGTTCTTCGGAACGACTAGCTTCACAAGGAACTTTGAAGGATGACAAAAATTTTACTATCAATTTTGTGCCAGAGTTATGCTcagaaaaatgtaaaagtcTGCTCAAGGAAATTCCGCCACCATCATCCGACTCGTCATCATCTTCGCAGCCATCAGATTCAAGGTCAGAGTCTTTCAACTCGCCTGACATTTTCAAAGCAAGATCGTGTGACGATTTACACGAATCACAAAACTTAACAACACAGTGCTTACACGGGTTGATCTCCAGTACCTCTACATAACAAATTTCACAGCATTGAACAGATGGGGATTCTGGGGGCCTCAGGGGCACAAAGTAATTATCCAACAATCCATCTAAGCCCCTGTCGTCGAGTATATGCTTTTGGCGACACAAAGGACAGACTATCTCGCTGACTTCAACTTTCTTGGTGTAATCCTGGAGACAAGGTTTGCAGAACGTGTGGCGACATGAGAGAAGCTTTGGATGTAAAAAGGAATCAAAACAAATAGAACAAGTACTTGCGTCGTCTTCTGAATCCATGTGAATTATAGTTTATCTGCTGTACTTCACACTTTCTCTATTTCAACCCGATCACAAGGACGGAAACCAAGCAATATAGAACAAGGAAGAATATTCTACATTctatgaaaaaattgtttctgaTCCTATGTAAAACTATAGAATGCGTATGTTGACATCAGATCCCtaagttttaaacaaatatgttcTGGCGCGGATCAAAACAATTGCTGGTGGGGTAGTGGGTGTTCCTTGGAGAGGCTTATGTTTCCAAGGGGATAACTTTGGCAACCTTTAAATGAACTCATTTAGTCTGATTTGTAAGGTTGTTGCTGTCTGGACTGGACTCCCcctatactagtatttaatgAGATATATTCAGAGTATTAGTTTGGTTAAAATACTATTATTGGTTGGAGACAGTAGCTACCGATACCTTAATTATCTTAAGAAGTACTACGTCGTGCGCTCAGATGTGTTTGCACACAATGTTGCAGGttgaaaatatattctttaaaaaaatcaacacatcAATGCATAGATTTTTATTTGTCCGGCCAATATATCCTTGCATTTAATTGTTTGTAAAACAGGTTTTTCATGCAGTGACTAGTAAAACCAATCCACTTACagtttacatgcattaaaatgaatatatacttTTGTTTCCGCGACGCTGATTGTACAAACAttacgaaagcccattgagctcattttcgttagtaaaaaaaaaaaaaattcgcgaataaacgcgaaactttcgcgataaaacgcgttagtttcgcgaataaacgcgtaactttcgcgaataaacgcgaaactttcgcgatataacgcgttagtttcgcgaaACTTtagcgaataaacgcgtaacttttgcgaataaacgcaaaactttcgcgaataaacgcgtaactttcgcgatataacgcgaaactttcgcaaataaacgcgttagtttcgcgaaGAAACGCGTTAGTTTCGGGAATAAATgcgttagtttcgcgaataaacgcgtaattTTCGCAAAAaaaaacgcgtaactttcgctaataaacgcgaaactttgcAAATTAACGCGTAATTTTCGCGATATCACGCTTAAGTTTCGCGAGGaaacgcgttagtttcgcgaataaacgcgtaactttcgcaaataaacgcgtaactttcgcgaaatAACGCgaaaccattatataaatattgtcatttcatacagaACCTTAATGAAGAAAATCGATTGAAAACAtacacattttaagttttatatcataaaatacttattatttattattataatatacgTGTTATGTTGATTTATAAAGACAAAATTATCATCATTTTACGATATTCAGTTGTTGCCGATCCTGTGTTCGAACAGGCATTCATTGATGAtctttttcttacaaaattgatataaattcaatCGTCGGAAACCTTAAAATCTTAGTATTAATATGTGATTTTGGAGGACGAATTTACGTCATCTAGATTTGAGCAAAAGcttgaaaattacaattcaCAGCTtgacatgcatgcatgcatgcatgcatgtatgtatgtatgtatgtatgtatgtatgtattgaCTATATAAACACAATACAATTGAGATATATACAACCAAATTTAATTAGAATATCGATATGTTGGAGAGCTGTAGGAGCTAAAACAGGTACATATCAAAGCAATTATAGCTACGAATGCACGCCAATCAAACATCACATAATTTCTCTACCGATTTACATTTCATAAAGCAATTTTTAACAGAAATTAATCACAATTTCATGTAATCTAACAAGATAAGGCCATTTGAACTTGCCAGTATAAATGCTATCACATTTACTTTGCATAGTgattaaatttttcaacca from Crassostrea angulata isolate pt1a10 chromosome 7, ASM2561291v2, whole genome shotgun sequence includes:
- the LOC128157492 gene encoding uncharacterized protein LOC128157492 — its product is MDSEDDASTCSICFDSFLHPKLLSCRHTFCKPCLQDYTKKVEVSEIVCPLCRQKHILDDRGLDGLLDNYFVPLRPPESPSVQCCEICYVEVLEINPCKHCVVKFCDSCKSSHDLALKMSGELKDSDLESDGCEDDDESDDGGGISLSRLLHFSEHNSGTKLIVKFLSSFKVPCEASRSEEQMTVACIFPKSENTCLVIYEQMPEMIECTIRGRPFVRKSFSEGISGITKTTEGKILFSNCADSAIFQMVDESRISVFAKCYSFRPLSLSTFKDGRIACTGIAKNDHQYRIRRSHSQGALQIFDKTGKSLNEFSKVGHEFSLRRPICVSVNPQNDTVCVADIESNQVLIMTDEGYVIRKYKGRGGDERSMGLRLSIDMFLPSSLCHDPEGNLVVASVADGSLHLLLPNGDLCGFIETKNQSSFGNPYSLCFDYQNRLWIGDHRNGKIKIFEVMSFKNSLHHTAH